The Candidatus Eremiobacteraceae bacterium genomic interval GGATGCTGGCCAGGTCGTGCGCGTGGATGTCGCCCACGGTCATCGAGATCACGCCGCTGCGGTGCTCGATGTCCGGGCCGTAGATGGTGACGTTCGGGATCTCCGCCAACTGGCGCAACGCGTAGTCCGTCAAGAACAGCTCGTATTGATGGACGCGGTCCATGCCGACGGCTTCCAGATAGCGCACCGCCGCGCCTAGCCCTACCGCTTCGGCGATGGCCGGCGTACCGGCTTCGAAGCGCGCGGGCGGGTCTGCATACGTGGAGCGCTCGAGGCCGACGATACCGATCATTCCGCCACCGGTGAGGAACGGGGGCATCGCGTCGAGCAGCTCCTTGCGCCCCCATAGGATGCCGACGCCCGTCGGGCCGAGCATCTTGTGAGCCGAGAACGCCGCGAAGTCCGCGCCCCAGTCGGCCACGTCGACCGGCATGCGAGGCACCGCTTGGCACGCGTCCACGACGCTGACCGCGCCCGCTGCGCGAGCGCGCGCCGCCAGATGTTTCACCGGGTTGATGGTGCCCAGCGTGTTGCTGACGGCCGTGAACGCGAACAGCTTGGCGCCGTCGAGCAAGGTGTCGAGGTCGCGCAGATCGAGCCTGCCGTCTGCGGTCACCGGCACGAAGCGCAAACGCGCACCGGTCTGCTGCGCGAGCACCTGCCACGGTACGAGGTTGGAGTGATGCTCCATCTCGGTGAGCAGGATGACGTCGCCGCGCTTGACGTTGGTCCTCCCCCAGGTATAGGCGACCAGATTGATGCCCTCGGTCGCGTTGCGCACGTAGATGCACTCGGCGGCGCACGGCGTGCCGACGAAGCGCGCCACCGTCGCCCGCGCTTCCTCGTACGCCTCGGTCGCCAGTTCGCTGATGTGGTAGACGCCGCGGTGGATGTTGGCGTGGTAACGCCGGTAATAATCGTCCATCGCCTCGATGACTTGGATCGGCTTCTGCGACGAGGCCGCGCTGTCCAAGAAGACGAGCTGCTTGCCGTGCGGCCGTTCGGCGAGAATGGGAAAATCTTTGCGGATGCGCGCGACGTCGGCGTCGGACAAGCCTGGCGCCGGCGGACGCGCGAGCGCGCTCACTGGTCCACCTCTACCGCGATGGCGCCGTCGGTGATGACGACGGGATAGGTCTTGACGGGACGCACCGCCGGCAGACGCGTTGCGCGCCCGGTCTCGATGTCGAACCGTGCGCCGTGGCGCGGACACTCGACCTCGCAGCCGATCAGCTCGCCCTGGTCGAGCGGTCCTCGATCGTGCGTGCATTCATCGGCGATGGCGTAGATGGTCCCTTGATAGTTGCACAGTGCGATGCGCCGGCCGCCGGCTTCGACCACTTTGATCTTGCCGGCCGGAACGTCATCGGTCTTGGCGACTTCGAGCAGCGTGGCCACGCGCGCCTGTGGCTTACCTCTCGCGCTCGAGGTGCGGTGCGAATTTCGTCTCGAGCGGCCGCGTGACGCGCTCGTCGCCGACCCGATCGAGCACGTCTTGGAAGAAGCCCTCGACGATGAGGCGCGAGGCGGTCTCGTCATCGAGCCCGCGGCTGCC includes:
- a CDS encoding SufS family cysteine desulfurase — protein: MSDADVARIRKDFPILAERPHGKQLVFLDSAASSQKPIQVIEAMDDYYRRYHANIHRGVYHISELATEAYEEARATVARFVGTPCAAECIYVRNATEGINLVAYTWGRTNVKRGDVILLTEMEHHSNLVPWQVLAQQTGARLRFVPVTADGRLDLRDLDTLLDGAKLFAFTAVSNTLGTINPVKHLAARARAAGAVSVVDACQAVPRMPVDVADWGADFAAFSAHKMLGPTGVGILWGRKELLDAMPPFLTGGGMIGIVGLERSTYADPPARFEAGTPAIAEAVGLGAAVRYLEAVGMDRVHQYELFLTDYALRQLAEIPNVTIYGPDIEHRSGVISMTVGDIHAHDLASILDSDGVCVRAGHHCNQPLMEKLGVAATARASFYLYNTPGEVDALISAIENAKRIFKIA
- a CDS encoding non-heme iron oxygenase ferredoxin subunit, yielding MATLLEVAKTDDVPAGKIKVVEAGGRRIALCNYQGTIYAIADECTHDRGPLDQGELIGCEVECPRHGARFDIETGRATRLPAVRPVKTYPVVITDGAIAVEVDQ